One segment of Choloepus didactylus isolate mChoDid1 chromosome 15, mChoDid1.pri, whole genome shotgun sequence DNA contains the following:
- the ENO4 gene encoding enolase 4 isoform X3, translated as MGEEGGGRSCGTTRALQKLKQQAMEYYQQNDVPRRLEELLNSTFYLQPADVYGHLANCFSKLAKPPTICRVVGKNVLDGLGLPTLQVEIFCTIQNFAKNICSVVISSHFEVHENASPEQVEAEELERKDAVSTAVRWVNEAITEELQGIAPSNQTQVDQVLRIFFENKVQEEKEKRELEKSTEDSVVVPIPSPLPPAPPPPPAKKKGQKQGRNDTVVEKPIIPAEPAEPVLCGSMAIGAVSLAVAKTSAMLDNNPLYLNIALLKHSQLPSPKAETKKGHNGGKRGQPQITGKMSHLGCLTINYDTTEQPLLLIQGICANLGLELGTNLHLAINCAAQELMDYSKGKYEVMMGTYKNAAEMVDLYVDLINKYPSIIALIDPFRKEDSEQWDSILNALGSRCYIIAGTTSKSISKLLEEGNSSSPKASGLIINHTNQTTMSDLVEITNLIESKKYIAVFGSTEGESSDDSLVDLAVGLGVRFIKLGGLSRGERVTKYNRLFTIEEELVQNGTLGVNEEHTFLNFYEEAEQAAAAAGELPEPLEPVFPTEVEIAKTGASSG; from the exons ATGGGGGAAGAAGGCGGCGGTCGCAGCTGTGGGACCACTAGGGCGCTGCAGAAGCTGAAGCAGCAAGCGATGGAGTACTACCAGCAGAACGACGTTCCGCGCAGGCTAGAAGAGCTGCTCAACTCCACCTTCTACCTCCAGCCTGCAGATGTCTACGGGCACCTG GCAAACTGCTTTTCTAAACTTGCAAAGCCCCCTACCATATGCAGAGTAGTGGGGAAAAACGTACTGGATGGACTGGGGCTTCCAACACTGCAAGTGGAAATATTCTGCACCATTCAAAATTTTGCCAAG aACATATGTTCTGTGGTGATCTCGTCCCACTTTGAAGTGCACGAGAACGCTTCACCTGAGCAGGTGGAAGCGGAGGAGTTGGAAAGGAAGGATGCTGTCAGCACTGCCGTTCGGTGGGTCAACGAAGCAATCACTGAGGAGCTTCAGGGCATCGCACCCTCTAACCAGACCCAGGTGGATCAGGTGCTCAG gatattctttgaaaataaagtacaagaagagaaggagaaaagagaattgGAAAAGAGCACAGAAGACTCAGTCGTAGTGCCTATCCCTTCACCTCTACCACcagctcctcctccacctcctgcaaaaaagaaaggacaaaagcAAG ggagaaATGATACTGTTGTAGAGAAACCTATTATACCTGCAGAACCAGCTGAACCTGTGCTCTGTGGCAGCATGGCCATCGGGGCTGTGTCACTAGCTGTTGCCAAGACTAGTGCCATGCTGGACAATAATCCTCTCTACTTAAATATTGCATTACTGAAGCACAGTCAG CTCCCTTCTCCGAAAGCAGAGACGAAAAAAGGGCATAATGGCGGGAAAAGGGGTCAA CCGCAGATCACTGGCAAGATGTCCCATCTTGGCTGTTTAACCATTAACTATGACACCACAGAGCAGCCGCTGCTCCTAATACAAGGAATCTGTGCGAACCTGGGGCTGGAACTGGGAACAAATCTGCATCTGGCCATCAACTGTGCTGCACAGGAGCTGATGGACTAT AGTAAAGGGAAGTATGAAGTGATGATGGGAACATACAAAAATGCAGCTGAGATGGTTGACCTGTATGTGGATCTGATCAACAAATACCCTTCAATTATTGCCTTAATTGATCCtttcaggaaggag GATTCTGAACAGTGGGACAGCATCCTGAATGCTCTTGGTTCCAGGTGTTACATAATTGCAGGAACTACATCCAAAAGTATCTCTAAACTTCTAGAGGAAGGAAACAGCAGCAGCCCCAAAGCCAGTGGGCTGATCATAAATCATACAAATCAAACTACGATGTCTGACCTTGTGGAAATAACCAATCTCATTGAAA GCAAGAAGTACATCGCTGTCTTTGGAAGCACAGAAGGCGAGTCATCTGATGATAGCCTTGTCGATTTG GCCGTTGGACTGGGTGTCCGGTTTATCAAGTTGGGAGGTCTTTCTCGCGGCGAACGGGTGACTAAATACAACCGCCTTTTTACTATAGAGGAAGAACTTGTCCAGAATGGAACACTGG gtGTTAATGaagaacacacatttttaaacttttacgAGGAAGCTGAACAGGCTGCGGCGGCAGCTGGCGAGCTGCCTGAGCCCCTGGAGCCTGTCTTCCCCACAGAAGTTGAAATAGCCAAAACAGGAGCATCTTCTGGGTAG
- the ENO4 gene encoding enolase 4 isoform X2 translates to MGEEGGGRSCGTTRALQKLKQQAMEYYQQNDVPRRLEELLNSTFYLQPADVYGHLANCFSKLAKPPTICRVVGKNVLDGLGLPTLQVEIFCTIQNFAKNICSVVISSHFEVHENASPEQVEAEELERKDAVSTAVRWVNEAITEELQGIAPSNQTQVDQVLRIFFENKVQEEKEKRELEKSTEDSVVVPIPSPLPPAPPPPPAKKKGQKQGRNDTVVEKPIIPAEPAEPVLCGSMAIGAVSLAVAKTSAMLDNNPLYLNIALLKHSQEQPKKLTIPLPMVSLISCGKSSPGKLNLMKEVICIPHPGLTAKQLPSPKAETKKGHNGGKRGQPQITGKMSHLGCLTINYDTTEQPLLLIQGICANLGLELGTNLHLAINCAAQELMDYSKGKYEVMMGTYKNAAEMVDLYVDLINKYPSIIALIDPFRKEDSEQWDSILNALGSRCYIIAGTTSKSISKLLEEGNSSSPKASGLIINHTNQTTMSDLVEITNLIESKKYIAVFGSTEGESSDDSLVDLAVGLGVRFIKLGGLSRGERVTKYNRLFTIEEELVQNGTLGVNEEHTFLNFYEEAEQAAAAAGELPEPLEPVFPTEVEIAKTGASSG, encoded by the exons ATGGGGGAAGAAGGCGGCGGTCGCAGCTGTGGGACCACTAGGGCGCTGCAGAAGCTGAAGCAGCAAGCGATGGAGTACTACCAGCAGAACGACGTTCCGCGCAGGCTAGAAGAGCTGCTCAACTCCACCTTCTACCTCCAGCCTGCAGATGTCTACGGGCACCTG GCAAACTGCTTTTCTAAACTTGCAAAGCCCCCTACCATATGCAGAGTAGTGGGGAAAAACGTACTGGATGGACTGGGGCTTCCAACACTGCAAGTGGAAATATTCTGCACCATTCAAAATTTTGCCAAG aACATATGTTCTGTGGTGATCTCGTCCCACTTTGAAGTGCACGAGAACGCTTCACCTGAGCAGGTGGAAGCGGAGGAGTTGGAAAGGAAGGATGCTGTCAGCACTGCCGTTCGGTGGGTCAACGAAGCAATCACTGAGGAGCTTCAGGGCATCGCACCCTCTAACCAGACCCAGGTGGATCAGGTGCTCAG gatattctttgaaaataaagtacaagaagagaaggagaaaagagaattgGAAAAGAGCACAGAAGACTCAGTCGTAGTGCCTATCCCTTCACCTCTACCACcagctcctcctccacctcctgcaaaaaagaaaggacaaaagcAAG ggagaaATGATACTGTTGTAGAGAAACCTATTATACCTGCAGAACCAGCTGAACCTGTGCTCTGTGGCAGCATGGCCATCGGGGCTGTGTCACTAGCTGTTGCCAAGACTAGTGCCATGCTGGACAATAATCCTCTCTACTTAAATATTGCATTACTGAAGCACAGTCAG GAACAGCCAAAAAAGCTAACTATACCTTTGCCAATGGTTTCTCTGATCAGCTGTGGGAAGTCATCGCCTGGGAAgctgaatttaatgaaagaagTGATTTGTATACCCCATCCCGGATTAACAGCCAAACAA CTCCCTTCTCCGAAAGCAGAGACGAAAAAAGGGCATAATGGCGGGAAAAGGGGTCAA CCGCAGATCACTGGCAAGATGTCCCATCTTGGCTGTTTAACCATTAACTATGACACCACAGAGCAGCCGCTGCTCCTAATACAAGGAATCTGTGCGAACCTGGGGCTGGAACTGGGAACAAATCTGCATCTGGCCATCAACTGTGCTGCACAGGAGCTGATGGACTAT AGTAAAGGGAAGTATGAAGTGATGATGGGAACATACAAAAATGCAGCTGAGATGGTTGACCTGTATGTGGATCTGATCAACAAATACCCTTCAATTATTGCCTTAATTGATCCtttcaggaaggag GATTCTGAACAGTGGGACAGCATCCTGAATGCTCTTGGTTCCAGGTGTTACATAATTGCAGGAACTACATCCAAAAGTATCTCTAAACTTCTAGAGGAAGGAAACAGCAGCAGCCCCAAAGCCAGTGGGCTGATCATAAATCATACAAATCAAACTACGATGTCTGACCTTGTGGAAATAACCAATCTCATTGAAA GCAAGAAGTACATCGCTGTCTTTGGAAGCACAGAAGGCGAGTCATCTGATGATAGCCTTGTCGATTTG GCCGTTGGACTGGGTGTCCGGTTTATCAAGTTGGGAGGTCTTTCTCGCGGCGAACGGGTGACTAAATACAACCGCCTTTTTACTATAGAGGAAGAACTTGTCCAGAATGGAACACTGG gtGTTAATGaagaacacacatttttaaacttttacgAGGAAGCTGAACAGGCTGCGGCGGCAGCTGGCGAGCTGCCTGAGCCCCTGGAGCCTGTCTTCCCCACAGAAGTTGAAATAGCCAAAACAGGAGCATCTTCTGGGTAG
- the ENO4 gene encoding enolase 4 isoform X1 → MGEEGGGRSCGTTRALQKLKQQAMEYYQQNDVPRRLEELLNSTFYLQPADVYGHLANCFSKLAKPPTICRVVGKNVLDGLGLPTLQVEIFCTIQNFAKNICSVVISSHFEVHENASPEQVEAEELERKDAVSTAVRWVNEAITEELQGIAPSNQTQVDQVLRIFFENKVQEEKEKRELEKSTEDSVVVPIPSPLPPAPPPPPAKKKGQKQGRNDTVVEKPIIPAEPAEPVLCGSMAIGAVSLAVAKTSAMLDNNPLYLNIALLKHSQEQPKKLTIPLPMVSLISCGKSSPGKLNLMKEVICIPHPGLTAKQGVEMLLEIQRHINKTIETLPSPKAETKKGHNGGKRGQPQITGKMSHLGCLTINYDTTEQPLLLIQGICANLGLELGTNLHLAINCAAQELMDYSKGKYEVMMGTYKNAAEMVDLYVDLINKYPSIIALIDPFRKEDSEQWDSILNALGSRCYIIAGTTSKSISKLLEEGNSSSPKASGLIINHTNQTTMSDLVEITNLIESKKYIAVFGSTEGESSDDSLVDLAVGLGVRFIKLGGLSRGERVTKYNRLFTIEEELVQNGTLGVNEEHTFLNFYEEAEQAAAAAGELPEPLEPVFPTEVEIAKTGASSG, encoded by the exons ATGGGGGAAGAAGGCGGCGGTCGCAGCTGTGGGACCACTAGGGCGCTGCAGAAGCTGAAGCAGCAAGCGATGGAGTACTACCAGCAGAACGACGTTCCGCGCAGGCTAGAAGAGCTGCTCAACTCCACCTTCTACCTCCAGCCTGCAGATGTCTACGGGCACCTG GCAAACTGCTTTTCTAAACTTGCAAAGCCCCCTACCATATGCAGAGTAGTGGGGAAAAACGTACTGGATGGACTGGGGCTTCCAACACTGCAAGTGGAAATATTCTGCACCATTCAAAATTTTGCCAAG aACATATGTTCTGTGGTGATCTCGTCCCACTTTGAAGTGCACGAGAACGCTTCACCTGAGCAGGTGGAAGCGGAGGAGTTGGAAAGGAAGGATGCTGTCAGCACTGCCGTTCGGTGGGTCAACGAAGCAATCACTGAGGAGCTTCAGGGCATCGCACCCTCTAACCAGACCCAGGTGGATCAGGTGCTCAG gatattctttgaaaataaagtacaagaagagaaggagaaaagagaattgGAAAAGAGCACAGAAGACTCAGTCGTAGTGCCTATCCCTTCACCTCTACCACcagctcctcctccacctcctgcaaaaaagaaaggacaaaagcAAG ggagaaATGATACTGTTGTAGAGAAACCTATTATACCTGCAGAACCAGCTGAACCTGTGCTCTGTGGCAGCATGGCCATCGGGGCTGTGTCACTAGCTGTTGCCAAGACTAGTGCCATGCTGGACAATAATCCTCTCTACTTAAATATTGCATTACTGAAGCACAGTCAG GAACAGCCAAAAAAGCTAACTATACCTTTGCCAATGGTTTCTCTGATCAGCTGTGGGAAGTCATCGCCTGGGAAgctgaatttaatgaaagaagTGATTTGTATACCCCATCCCGGATTAACAGCCAAACAA GGTGTGGAGATGCTTCTGGAAATTCAGAGACATATTAACAAAACTATTGAAACG CTCCCTTCTCCGAAAGCAGAGACGAAAAAAGGGCATAATGGCGGGAAAAGGGGTCAA CCGCAGATCACTGGCAAGATGTCCCATCTTGGCTGTTTAACCATTAACTATGACACCACAGAGCAGCCGCTGCTCCTAATACAAGGAATCTGTGCGAACCTGGGGCTGGAACTGGGAACAAATCTGCATCTGGCCATCAACTGTGCTGCACAGGAGCTGATGGACTAT AGTAAAGGGAAGTATGAAGTGATGATGGGAACATACAAAAATGCAGCTGAGATGGTTGACCTGTATGTGGATCTGATCAACAAATACCCTTCAATTATTGCCTTAATTGATCCtttcaggaaggag GATTCTGAACAGTGGGACAGCATCCTGAATGCTCTTGGTTCCAGGTGTTACATAATTGCAGGAACTACATCCAAAAGTATCTCTAAACTTCTAGAGGAAGGAAACAGCAGCAGCCCCAAAGCCAGTGGGCTGATCATAAATCATACAAATCAAACTACGATGTCTGACCTTGTGGAAATAACCAATCTCATTGAAA GCAAGAAGTACATCGCTGTCTTTGGAAGCACAGAAGGCGAGTCATCTGATGATAGCCTTGTCGATTTG GCCGTTGGACTGGGTGTCCGGTTTATCAAGTTGGGAGGTCTTTCTCGCGGCGAACGGGTGACTAAATACAACCGCCTTTTTACTATAGAGGAAGAACTTGTCCAGAATGGAACACTGG gtGTTAATGaagaacacacatttttaaacttttacgAGGAAGCTGAACAGGCTGCGGCGGCAGCTGGCGAGCTGCCTGAGCCCCTGGAGCCTGTCTTCCCCACAGAAGTTGAAATAGCCAAAACAGGAGCATCTTCTGGGTAG
- the ENO4 gene encoding enolase 4 isoform X4, whose product MGEEGGGRSCGTTRALQKLKQQAMEYYQQNDVPRRLEELLNSTFYLQPADVYGHLANCFSKLAKPPTICRVVGKNVLDGLGLPTLQVEIFCTIQNFAKNICSVVISSHFEVHENASPEQVEAEELERKDAVSTAVRWVNEAITEELQGIAPSNQTQVDQVLRIFFENKVQEEKEKRELEKSTEDSVVVPIPSPLPPAPPPPPAKKKGQKQGRNDTVVEKPIIPAEPAEPVLCGSMAIGAVSLAVAKTSAMLDNNPLYLNIALLKHSQEQPKKLTIPLPMVSLISCGKSSPGKLNLMKEVICIPHPGLTAKQGVEMLLEIQRHINKTIETLPSPKAETKKGHNGGKRGQPQITGKMSHLGCLTINYDTTEQPLLLIQGICANLGLELGTNLHLAINCAAQELMDYSKGKYEVMMGTYKNAAEMVDLYVDLINKYPSIIALIDPFRKEDSEQWDSILNALGSRCYIIAGTTSKSISKLLEEGNSSSPKASGLIINHTNQTTMSDLVEITNLIESKKYIAVFGSTEGESSDDSLVDLVLMKNTHF is encoded by the exons ATGGGGGAAGAAGGCGGCGGTCGCAGCTGTGGGACCACTAGGGCGCTGCAGAAGCTGAAGCAGCAAGCGATGGAGTACTACCAGCAGAACGACGTTCCGCGCAGGCTAGAAGAGCTGCTCAACTCCACCTTCTACCTCCAGCCTGCAGATGTCTACGGGCACCTG GCAAACTGCTTTTCTAAACTTGCAAAGCCCCCTACCATATGCAGAGTAGTGGGGAAAAACGTACTGGATGGACTGGGGCTTCCAACACTGCAAGTGGAAATATTCTGCACCATTCAAAATTTTGCCAAG aACATATGTTCTGTGGTGATCTCGTCCCACTTTGAAGTGCACGAGAACGCTTCACCTGAGCAGGTGGAAGCGGAGGAGTTGGAAAGGAAGGATGCTGTCAGCACTGCCGTTCGGTGGGTCAACGAAGCAATCACTGAGGAGCTTCAGGGCATCGCACCCTCTAACCAGACCCAGGTGGATCAGGTGCTCAG gatattctttgaaaataaagtacaagaagagaaggagaaaagagaattgGAAAAGAGCACAGAAGACTCAGTCGTAGTGCCTATCCCTTCACCTCTACCACcagctcctcctccacctcctgcaaaaaagaaaggacaaaagcAAG ggagaaATGATACTGTTGTAGAGAAACCTATTATACCTGCAGAACCAGCTGAACCTGTGCTCTGTGGCAGCATGGCCATCGGGGCTGTGTCACTAGCTGTTGCCAAGACTAGTGCCATGCTGGACAATAATCCTCTCTACTTAAATATTGCATTACTGAAGCACAGTCAG GAACAGCCAAAAAAGCTAACTATACCTTTGCCAATGGTTTCTCTGATCAGCTGTGGGAAGTCATCGCCTGGGAAgctgaatttaatgaaagaagTGATTTGTATACCCCATCCCGGATTAACAGCCAAACAA GGTGTGGAGATGCTTCTGGAAATTCAGAGACATATTAACAAAACTATTGAAACG CTCCCTTCTCCGAAAGCAGAGACGAAAAAAGGGCATAATGGCGGGAAAAGGGGTCAA CCGCAGATCACTGGCAAGATGTCCCATCTTGGCTGTTTAACCATTAACTATGACACCACAGAGCAGCCGCTGCTCCTAATACAAGGAATCTGTGCGAACCTGGGGCTGGAACTGGGAACAAATCTGCATCTGGCCATCAACTGTGCTGCACAGGAGCTGATGGACTAT AGTAAAGGGAAGTATGAAGTGATGATGGGAACATACAAAAATGCAGCTGAGATGGTTGACCTGTATGTGGATCTGATCAACAAATACCCTTCAATTATTGCCTTAATTGATCCtttcaggaaggag GATTCTGAACAGTGGGACAGCATCCTGAATGCTCTTGGTTCCAGGTGTTACATAATTGCAGGAACTACATCCAAAAGTATCTCTAAACTTCTAGAGGAAGGAAACAGCAGCAGCCCCAAAGCCAGTGGGCTGATCATAAATCATACAAATCAAACTACGATGTCTGACCTTGTGGAAATAACCAATCTCATTGAAA GCAAGAAGTACATCGCTGTCTTTGGAAGCACAGAAGGCGAGTCATCTGATGATAGCCTTGTCGATTTG gtGTTAATGaagaacacacatttttaa